The following proteins are co-located in the Solenopsis invicta isolate M01_SB chromosome 7, UNIL_Sinv_3.0, whole genome shotgun sequence genome:
- the LOC105201999 gene encoding tectonin beta-propeller repeat-containing protein isoform X3 produces the protein MNSWCAIAPLHKDPTKEPFIDVAVGGNQMPGSSSGSLVVWAVTAHGRVMFRVGTSTTCPEGQRWSSIKLANGYEVCQINIGVTGLVWAVLTIGKALVRTGVTRDNPMGEDWSEVEPPQKDLRLVQVSVGTDAVWAITHDGGVWFRKGIQGEISGVCEQLATGTGWVEMLSKMALVSVAPNDQVWAIGYDDRCLHYRTGITRSELTGKRWKLINAPLQLSRASSNASLSSSNRHSTCGTPQQQRHQSWSSLNRPHSTGEGTMLIREWEEQSRSAPTPTSLKLWQRTNDGASAKNIQTSFQDMYLNEERKRSTNSVDTSDLNEASVASITISNESLAKSGESIVVSGKGMGSTVKINPAAWSPVHSVGSMVGVEAHPETDGSIFDPDLTGDSGVYGEDESTGIIYWAECDVLWYKVEAGACFVDPTNPPKWIADGNGTTQGEIGELWRINILDELKARLKKMSFDSSIVYEKAVEKSSWVKSGDAKCKIKNGSLYEDCKIELEWISSDTGSLDSGTLIILNSDGVTSIIQFPVSEITCVVCCSEPGNPRIAVHTPKLNRSKVIRLQFASDTEMEDWLAHLTSVSCQMNNIYGRPGPNSIWTTTVLGDVYVFDPAIAEECQLSEEGYIQEMDIAGKDLPFESILQNGFGYGSTLKITVCVHDDADRLSFNLVCYTTTFVKQKTVTESHDIALHFNPRLKENIIVRNTYQNSQWGDEERNGDSPLKAGCDFTLYIVCEERGYKIYINDSEYTFYSHRIPPTSITHLRIKGLLTLCSITYKSTSVIIEPSTMFWRQIGGHLKKVETCSVDVTWGIGYDSTAWVYTGGWGGTFLKGLGTSNTGINTMVDTHNYYVYENQRWNPVTGYTAHGLPTDRYMWSDATGRHKRTREHSKLLSMHWHWVSDWIVDFHTPGGVDRDGWQYATDFPSQYHGKKQFTDYVRRRRWFRRCQLTTSGPWQELGNTKLVDVSLYVTGKPGTDSPVHVWAVAANGEALFRRGVSESCPMGVSWEHIPSDQPLISISCGPCGQVWAIGKNGSSCWRLGISATKPTGIQWQNVEPPSGAQLKQISVGHDVIWALDTMGRLSVRREVQSNVFPEGTHWQTLPAMPNDPIHIDMSVTNAKQGFRHVSVSREQGQVWSISGAGIICRRIGVTHENPAGTGWVTGIGANWQNVSLGGLVNKTK, from the exons ATGAATTCTTGGTGCGCTATTGCCCCTCTACATAAAGATCCAACCAAG GAACCTTTTATTGACGTAGCAGTGGGTGGAAATCAAATGCCCGGAAGTAGTTCTGGTAGTTTAGTAGTCTGGGCGGTGACGGCTCACGGAAGG GTCATGTTCCGCGTTGGAACAAGCACAACTTGTCCCGAAGGACAAAGATGGAGCTCCATCAAGTTGGCAAACGGTTACGAAGTATGTCAAATTAATATTGGAGTAACTGGTCTTGTTTGGGCTGTACTTACGATAGGCAAAGCATTAGTTCGTACGGGCGTGACGAGAGACAATCCAATGG GTGAAGATTGGTCAGAAGTGGAACCGCCGCAGAAAGACTTGAGATTGGTACAAGTTAGCGTCGGTACTGATGCTGTATGGGCTATAACGCACGACGGCGGAGTGTGGTTTCGAAAGGGTATTCAAGGTGAAATAAGCGGTGTTTGTGAACAATTGGCCACTGGAACCGGTTGGGTTGAAATGTTAAGCAAAATGGCATTAGTATCCGTTGCTCCGAATGATCAA GTTTGGGCTATTGGCTATGACGATCGGTGTTTGCATTATCGTACTGGTATCACGCGTTCCGAATTGACGGGGAAACGGTGGAAATTAATAAACGCGCCCTTGCAACTAAGTAGAGCAAGTAGCAACGCTAGTTTGTCATCCAGCAACAGACACAGTACTTGCGGCACACCGCAACAACAACGTCATCAGAGTTGGAGTTCCTTG AATCGCCCTCATAGTACAGGTGAAGGTACAATGTTGATTAGAGAATGGGAAGAGCAATCACGTTCAGCGCCAACACCCACATCTTTAAAATTATGGCAACGTACTAATGATGGCGCATctgcaaaaaatattcaaacatcTTTTCAAGATATGTATCTAaatgaagagagaaagag ATCTACAAATTCTGTAGACACGAGTGATTTAAACGAAGCGAGTGTTGCTAGTATAACTATATCTAATGAATCTTTGGCAAAAAGTGGAGAATCGATAGTCGTCTCGGGTAAAGGAATGGGCAGTACTGTTAag ATTAATCCTGCTGCTTGGAGTCCCGTCCATTCTGTCGGTTCCATGGTAGGTGTCGAAGCACATCCAGAAACAGATGGAAGTATATTTGATCCAGATTTAACTGGAGACTCTGGTGTATACGGTGAAGATGAAAGTACAGGGATAATATATTGGGCCGAGTGTGATGTGTTGTGGTATAAAGTAGAAGCTGGAGCATGCTTTGTCGATCCAACAAATCCACCCAAATG GATTGCTGATGGCAATGGTACCACCCAAGGAGAAATTGGAGAATTATGGAGAATAAACATTTTAGATGAATTAAAAGCaagattaaagaaaatgtcATTTGATTCTTCAATAGTGTATGAAAAAGCAGTTGAAAA GTCATCTTGGGTGAAGAGTGGTGATgctaaatgtaaaataaaaaatggcaGCCTTTACGAAGATTGCAAGATTGAATTGGAATGGATAAGCAGCGATACTGGAtcattagattctggaaccttaataatattaaattcagaTGGTGTAACAAGCATA aTACAATTTCCTGTCTCGGAAATTACGTGTGTCGTTTGCTGTAGTGAACCAGGTAATCCAAGAATAGCAGTTCACACTCCCAAATTAAATCGTTCAAAAGTAATTAGATTACAATTTGCAAGTGATACGGAAATGGAAGACTGGTTGGCGCACTTAACTTCAG tatcttgCCAGATGAATAATATATATGGTAGACCTGGTCCAAATTCTATTTGGACCACAACTGTGTTAGGTGATGTATATGTGTTTGATCCTGCAATTGCAGAG GAATGTCAATTATCTGAAGAGGGATATATACAAGAAATGGATATTGCTGGTAAAGATTTGCCGTTTGAAAGTATATTACAAAATGGTTTTGGATACGGCAGTACTCTAAAAATTACAGTATGCGTTCATGATGATGCTGACAG GTTATCTTTTAATCTGGTTTGTTATACTACAACATTCGTAAAACAAAAGACTGTGACAGAAAGCCATGATATTGCTTTGCATTTTAATCCGAGACTCAAAGAAAATATCATTGTACGGAATACATATCAAAATAGTCAATGGGGAGATGAGGAAAGAAATGGAGATAGTCCATTGAAAGCAGGCTGTGACTTCACATTGTATATCGTTTGCGAAGAACGtggttataaaatttatattaacgatagcgaatatactttttatagcCACCGAATACCTCCGACCAGTATTACTCATTTACGCATCAAAGGATTGCTGACTTTATGTAGTATTACGTATAAGTCTACATCT gTGATTATTGAACCCAGCACAATGTTTTGGAGACAAATTGGTGGACATTTAAAAAAGGTTGAGACATGTTCCGTGGATGTTACTTGGGGCATCGGCTACGATAGTACTGCTTGGGTATACACAGGTGGTTGGGGAGGCACATTTCTCAAAG GCTTGGGAACTAGTAATACTGGAATAAATACGATGGTAGACACTCATAATTATTACGTATACGAAAATCAACGTTGGAATCCAGTAACTGGATATACCGCGCATGGACTTCCAACGGACCGATACATGTGGAGCGATGCAACTGGACGGCACAAACGTACGCGAGAACATTCGAAATTATTGTCGATGCATTGGCATTGG gtGTCAGATTGGATCGTCGATTTTCACACACCCGGTGGCGTTGATAGAGATGGATGGCAATATGCCACTGATTTTCCATCGCAATATCATGGCAAGAAACAATTTACCGATTATGTTCGAAGAAGACGATGGTTTAGAAGATGTCAACTAACGACCAGCGGACCTTGGCAAGAATTGGGAAATACAAAACTCGTTGATGTCTCTTtatat gTGACAGGAAAACCTGGCACAGATAGTCCTGTTCATGTCTGGGCGGTTGCTGCAAACGGTGAGGCTTTATTCAGACGAGGTGTTTCGGAATCTTGTCCAATG GGAGTGTCATGGGAACATATACCAAGTGATCAGCCTTTAATTAGCATATCGTGCGGTCCATGTGGACAAGTCTGGGCTATTGGAAAGAACGGTTCCTCCTGTTGGAGGCTAGGCATCAGTGCTACAAAACCAACtg GTATACAATGGCAAAATGTCGAGCCACCTTCAGGTGCTCAGTTGAAGCAAATTTCAGTAGGACACGATGTAATATGGGCTTTAGATACAATGGGTCGACTGTCAGTACGCCGAGAAGTACAATCCAATGTTTTTCCTGAGGGAACTCATTGGCAAACATTACCCGCTATGCCAAATGATCCTATTCATATAG ACATGTCAGTGACAAACGCTAAGCAAGGATTCCGACATGTATCCGTTTCGAGAGAGCAAGGACAAGTTTGGTCAATTTCAGGAGCAGGCATTATTTGTCGAAGAATTGGTGTTACTCACGAAAATCCAGCTGGAACCGGATGGGTAACTGGCATAGGG GCAAACTGGCAAAATGTAAGTCTTGGAGGACTTgtaaataaaacgaaataa